Within the Aeromicrobium sp. Root236 genome, the region ACGATGTTCCTCCATCTCGGGAATGGTCCGCTGAGGACGGAGTGCGCAGGCATTTCTCGGGACGTTCCAAGCCTCTATTGAGCGTCACCCCCGACCACTTTCCGCCGCCGGGAGGCAACCATTCTGAGAGCCACACCAGCCCGGTGGGCAGCAAGAGGTGGGGCCTTCCCGACGACGTCGCGGGCCCGCACAGATACGTACGGACGAAACGACCCTCCCAGAAATGCAAGAGGTGTGTGGATGTTCGTCTTTCGAATCCGTGGCGGCACAATTGCCGAGCTTTGTCAGTGAAGTTCGTGAGTCATGTTCTTCGTGGCGAGCCAGGGTGGAGCCATACGAAGCGACGAGAGATGCGGTCCCTACGTGTGGGCCAAGCGTGACGGGTTCTGAGTCGCGCAGATGTCTTGGTGCTCAAGAGTTCATGTTGGTGTCGGACCATGCGGCTTTGGCGCCGCTCTCTCCGATCCGGACCACCTGGACCGTCGTCCCTGCTGCTGCGAAGACTGTACAGATGGCGAGGGCGATGAGGATCGAGCGGTGGATAGACGGGGTGCGCCCGCGTCGTTGGGCGGCGTAACTGGTGACGGCAACAACTGCGAGGCCGATCATCCACGGCAGCAGCCCGTCTGCCAGGTGGGTGTGTCTCTCCAGCAGGGCAGAGTGGGGAACGTGTCGTTCGAGAGTTTCACCTGTGGAGGTGGAGAGGGGGACGAGCGCCAGTCCGATGAGGCTGAGGCCGGCCGGCAGTGGTCCTGCCCACGTTCGGAACCGTGGCCACAACGCGGCCAGCAGGACGGTCAGCGCGGCGAGCGGGACGAGGACGACGGTCGCATGCACGATCAAGGGGTGGAGTGGCAGGCCATGGAAGTCATTCGGCATTGGGCGTGCTCCCGGTTGCGGGAATTCTCAACGACATGTGGGTGAAACTACGGTGAGTTTCCTGATCAGAACCTGATCGCCAGTGGCCGAGGAGATGGACCCGTTCAACTCAGCCAGCGGATGAGCTGGACGCAGACCAGTACGGAGAGCAGGCCACCGCCGAGGACCAGGTCGCGGCGCACCCGCCGGCTGCCGTGTGGGCGCCGGCGATCAGGGTTCCCGGTTCGTCGGGCACTGATGGTCACGGTCCTACGATGCAGGCGTTGACCTGCACTCAACCTGATCGCTGTTGCCCCAGAACGCTGCCGGTTTGTGCCGTCAGACTCCTCCGGCGATCACGATGCCGTCGGTGATGAAGCCGGCGAGGATTCCGAGTAGCAGGCCGAGCGCGACCAGGTCGGAGCGTTTGGCCTTGGCAACGACCCCCAACAACTGGGCGATGACGTAGACGATTGAGCCTGCGGCCAAGGTGAGGAATGCGACGCTGACCGGCTCGGAGGTGAAGCTGTGCCCGACGCCGGCGCCGACGAATGTGGGGCCACCGCCGATGGCAGCCATCGTCAGCAGGAATCGCCAGCTCGGCATCTGTGCCTGCCCGTCGTCGCCGAGGTCGCCCGCGAGCGGCGCGACGATGCCGAATCCTTCGGTCGCGTTGTGGAGGGCGAACCCGATGACCAGCACCGTGGCAAGAGCGATCTCGTCGCTGGCGGCCGCCTGGCCGATCGCGAGACCCTCCGCGAAGTTGTGCAGTCCGATTCCGACCGCGATCATCAGCGACAGTTGCTTGGCGGTTGACCACCGCACGCCCGTTGCCGTCTTGGTGTCACCTTCTTGGAATGTGGAGGGAGCCTGGCTGCGCTGATCTCCGAGCGACGACCGGCTGGCGTGGCGGTCGAAGGCGACCAGGCCGAGCAGTCCGAGGGAGAGCCCGGCGACGAACAACGCTCCGTAGCCCACGATCGGGCCGGCGCTCCCGTCGCCCTCGTGCACCGCGGCGAGAGCGCTGTCGATGGGTTCCCAGGCCGCTGACATGACGTCCCAGAAGAGAAACAGCAGGACACCCACGGCTGTTGCGCTCAGTGTGATGCGCAGTTGCGGGGCGGGGCGCTTGAGCCTGCCGATGGGGAGGCCGATGATGATCGCGCCGCCTGCGATCAGGCCGAGCAGCAAGGTGGTGGACAGGGTCATGCGTTCCTCCTGGACGTGTGCGCAGGTAAGCCTCACCTATGCATGGCGCCAGAGCAAATCCGTCCAGGCGGTAGAGGTTGTTCGGCGTTGACGAGTTCGGACCCGGAGGTCAAATGATTGTGGCTGGCCGGGTGGTGCCCAGCCATGTGGCCAGGGCTCGCGCGGTCAGGACGGCCGCTACGGTCTCGGCAGCGAGCAGCCCAGCGAGGACGAGCAATTGGACCTCGGCTGCTTCGCCTGGAGATGCGCCGCCCAGCAAGAGGCCGACGAAAGCTCCAGGAAGAGTGACCAGGCCCGCACTTCGAGTTTGGTCAATCGCTGGTATCAGTGCCCTGCCGGCGGCCACGCGTCCGAAGTCGGCCACGGCTTGGCGCGGCGTCGCTCCGAGGGAGAGCCACGCTTCGACTTGTCCCCAGTCACGCCCCACGTCGTCGCGCAGTCTCACGCCTGTGAGCGATGCGGCCGTCATGGATCCGCCGATGATCTGGGCGCTGAAGGGCACGATGGTCTCGGACTGCATCTGCAAGGCCCCGCTGGCGAGGACGGGAATCACTGCGCACGCAGCGCCAGCTGCGATTGCCAGCCCGAGCAGCGGTGCCAGCGGCATGCCGCATCGGATCCGTCTGGCTGAGGTGATCGATGCGGCGACCAGCATCACGCCGAGATAGACGGCGACGCCTTCAGGGTGTCGAAAGACCCAACCGATCACCAGTGCAATCGCCACCATTTGAACGGCTCCGCGTGCAAGCGCGATCAATACGTCGGCTCGAATGCGTACCCGCGCCACGCTCGACGTGATGATCGTGATTCCGAGCAAGACCAGAACTGCGATCCCCGACTGCACTGCGTCAACCCCACTCATGGAGATAGTCTCCCGGCTGCTGCCAGGCCGGACGACCTCCTTAGACCGCGTCGAGCTCGTCCTCTGGAAGTTCGGCGTCCCGAACGGATCCATGCGCACCCTCGGTGTCGCTGTGGGTGACGGCCACATACGTGACCAGGGCGGCGAAGATCAGCAGTGCCAGCCCGGTGACGGTCCCGTCGCCCCAGCCCAGTCCACCTGCGGAGTGCGACTTCCCGAGCCAGTCGGCGACCGACGCCCCAAGGGGGCGAGTCAGCACGTAGGCCGCCCAGAACGCGATGGTGGCGTCGAGCCCGACTCGCCACAGCACGAGCGGGACCAGGATGAGGATTCCGAACAGGAGGATCGACCAGGCGAACCCGAGACCCATCTCGATCGCTGTCGCGTCGCCGACCGCCGTGCCGAGGCCGAAGGTGAGCAGGACGGCGCCCCAGTAGAATCGTTCGCGCCGATTGGTGGTGATCGAGTGCACCGAGAGCGTGCCCTCGCTGGCCTTCCACCATGCGAGGAGTCCGCACAGGAGGACGAAGTAGATGGCGGAGTCCACCGCGTACGGCGTGCCGAGCGCAACGTGCGGTCCGTCGGCGATCATCGTGCCGAACAGTGCGACGCTCAGGACCGTCGTCCAGTAACGGACCGGGTGGTAGCGGTCGGCTCGCAGCTGCAGCCACAGGACCACGAAGAACCCACCGATCCCGATCAGGGCGGCCAACGGGATGCTGACGCTGCCGAGGTAGTCGGATCCGGCCTCACCCATACCGGTGGTCAGCAGCTTGATGATCCAAAAGAGGAGGAAGACCTCAGGGACCTTGGTCGCGCGGAAGGTTCGTGTGGGCACGTGACAGGACGCTAGGTGGCTGCACCTGATCGCAACCTGA harbors:
- a CDS encoding DUF2231 domain-containing protein; the protein is MPNDFHGLPLHPLIVHATVVLVPLAALTVLLAALWPRFRTWAGPLPAGLSLIGLALVPLSTSTGETLERHVPHSALLERHTHLADGLLPWMIGLAVVAVTSYAAQRRGRTPSIHRSILIALAICTVFAAAGTTVQVVRIGESGAKAAWSDTNMNS
- a CDS encoding ZIP family metal transporter; its protein translation is MTLSTTLLLGLIAGGAIIIGLPIGRLKRPAPQLRITLSATAVGVLLFLFWDVMSAAWEPIDSALAAVHEGDGSAGPIVGYGALFVAGLSLGLLGLVAFDRHASRSSLGDQRSQAPSTFQEGDTKTATGVRWSTAKQLSLMIAVGIGLHNFAEGLAIGQAAASDEIALATVLVIGFALHNATEGFGIVAPLAGDLGDDGQAQMPSWRFLLTMAAIGGGPTFVGAGVGHSFTSEPVSVAFLTLAAGSIVYVIAQLLGVVAKAKRSDLVALGLLLGILAGFITDGIVIAGGV
- a CDS encoding ABC transporter permease; protein product: MSGVDAVQSGIAVLVLLGITIITSSVARVRIRADVLIALARGAVQMVAIALVIGWVFRHPEGVAVYLGVMLVAASITSARRIRCGMPLAPLLGLAIAAGAACAVIPVLASGALQMQSETIVPFSAQIIGGSMTAASLTGVRLRDDVGRDWGQVEAWLSLGATPRQAVADFGRVAAGRALIPAIDQTRSAGLVTLPGAFVGLLLGGASPGEAAEVQLLVLAGLLAAETVAAVLTARALATWLGTTRPATII